The genomic region TAAGCACATGCTTAAAGTGAATGCATGTAGTTTAAACAGAAATACTTATATTTGATAAATAGCATGCGCACAATAAATAGCATGCACACTTTACAATCATTGTGGTATAATTCTTCTTGAGTTTTCATTTAAGCGAGAAGTTCACAATTTGGCATGATGAcacatatgtttgtttattgatattcACCAATAGAATCATCTAGTCaggttcaattttttattttatctttttccttgttattttattatgctattcacttgttattaaattcaTTTAGTGACATTCTAAAAAAATCTGTATACAAGTCCGTTTAAAATTGATTTGTTAGCCTTTGATATATCAACATTTTGGATTGTATTTTGGACAttatttttctgtcacaattttctGAATGCCTCTAGTTgttaattcattttaaattatcaGTAATAAACGGTTTGTAGCATGAATAACATAGTGAATCAATGATTGCGCTGATGGTCGATTAGAAGGACAGCGTACGTATTCATAATATCGATCATTgatatttctttaatttattccaATTGTCTTTGAAAGTTATAGAACGAAACTAATAATATATTCAGTTTCAATGATCGGCGTGAAAAGAACAGtgagttttctttatttttattttttcacttgcATTGAATAGAGTAATTGAGTCTTCAATAATAAATGCGGATAATGCTCTCTAATTATCGATCTATGAGAGCTCTCGTTTTGAAAATGTAAAGATAATTAGGAATACgtaatttcatgaaacaatgatCAGTATTGTCCGATCCTACATTACaaatcaattagaaaaaaaattcatCCATTAAGGCGtacagatttgtttgttttgtttttcattgtttCGCCGACTTCAAGTATGTGTGTGTCGATCTATACTGTTCTATTTTGTTTCCAACGTTGAATTTTACTAATTTAAAAAAGAGCTATCTTCAGTTTGCTATCATATCACATTCGATCAAAACCgcttaattaaacataaattaaattacTGAAACAACGAATGTGGAATAAAAAGTTGGGGTATTTCTGCATGTCAttgcatattattgttaaattgggattcattaaaaaaacataatgataaaaaaaaGTCTAACCGACAAACATACCCTGCTCATTTGGCGATGTTAGAATCAAAAAATGACATACATTGGGTCTTATACTTGCCAATTGAAGTCAAAGTGCCTTCCTTCTTTTAGGCATAttgaaatgaatatcattatatgctCTTTTGATTTTACGTTGTAACTTATTATTGCAAGCcgatttaagtttttaaataataCGCACTGTCAGGTATGACGGCTTAATACCGGTAATAGTcccatataattaatttgaattagGGTTACCGGTTATTTATTGCTAAAACATTTTACTCTAAAATAGGTTTGCTTATGCATACACGTTCAGCAATAACTTACATATTGaatggtaataataataaaactgccATTAATTTCTCAGCAAGGTAATTTCAGTTACATTTGTTACAACATAATAATGCAAGTATATTAATTTAATGGTCAATTTATCATCATTTGCTAGTGACTCCAGTTACCAGTGCTGCAATAATCATACACATGTATGTGATCTCAATAATCACCGACATCTTATAACCTAAAAACTAGCGTTTGGTCCCTGTTTACAAAAATCTTTGGGAAAAGTTATGAAATTCCCCCAAAATACTTAAAACTCCATAAGTCTTCGGCTATTTTGCAATGATATTTCTagtaataaaatgttaaaataagtaaataaagcTAAACTTATAAGCATAGTATTTTATGTAAACAGAAAACAGTTGATTGCTAATAGAACATTTGATCGTACGGATTGAATTATGTACAGATTCAGTTAAGTTACATTCTGACAATTTATAATTCTTTGCACTAGTCTAAGATTGGATACAAATATAAACGCTCTTGAAATTCGGCCGCCACCTACCGGTATGAACGGGCATGTGTCGGGTGAGGTTGTAGTGAGCGTTGAACAGTTTCCCGCATTCCGGGCAAGAGAAACTCTTCTGCGCCTTTCCCGTTGTTTTCCGGCTTGCAACGGCCCCGTGGGAACTTTCTTCAGAAGGACTCTGAATCGCTACATCCGGTTCCGGAACTTGTGCGACGCCCGAGCTGTCGGAGCTGGTTTCGTCACTTCCGCTATCTAGTGCTGCTTGTTTTTCAGAATTTGCGACATACTTTCTTGCATAATCCAAATTCTGTTGTCCAGCTGAATAGTCAGTTTCCGGATTACTGGACTTTCTGGACATTTGCGGGTAGACTGAATTTAGAAAATCAGTACCGTCGTAGGAAACGTCTTTATTTTTCACCACATGTGACCAGTTATGTTGGTCGTGAAAATTGTGCATTAAATGCGCTCTGTATTCCTCTTTTGACGTTCTTCCCATGGCGAACGCAGGATGGACGCACGCAAACGCATTCCTGTTGACGTCATAGAAATCCCGCGGAATGAATGACATCACGTGATGTTTGTTCGTTTCCGCCGTCAGCAACGCTGCAGCGTGCTGGTACTGAGCTGCCATGAGCACTTGGTGTTTCATGATCTCGTCATAAATACCATGATCAGTCTTCAAATTCCGCACAGGCTGGAATCCTTTCTCATTCTTGTCATTTTCACACTTTTCATCAAATAATCTTTTCCTACGATTTGATGGCTTAGCGACATTATTTGAACCGGCGTCTTTTGCGCTCTTGCTGGTAATTTCTCCTTTTCGCTGTTTTTCTTCCGTTCCGCTTATTTCAGCACGATTGTTTCCCATGATTTTGTCTATCGAGAAGGTCAGCGCTGGTTTGCCGACCTTAACCCCACCAGGAACCGTCAAGAGGGCCATAATGTCACTCCTGCAAACATTATGATGTCATTACGTTACGTAACGTAAGATATTAACTCCAAAAAGATTCATTATAGTGCGTTTAAAAACCTACGTTCACcaaatgatttatatttatatcaacgTTCCCTATTACCTAAGTATAATCATACTGTTTTTGTACTCAATTTATCTTAGTCAGAAATATGGCTAGCTCGTGATGAGTCAGAGACAGCTTTAGTTATTCTTCTTAAACatggttatttaaaaaatattatatgagccatgtcgtcaaaaatcctgtatttgtgacaaaatttcacattttttgttttctatagaTTGATTAAGACTGTTCTGTGCTTGTTATAATGATACCAAATTTAAAGATATAGCCCAATTACTTACTGAGAATCTTTTATTTTAGTAACAGAACTGCAGAGGTGTTTTGACGTTAACAACGTTTACAACGTTTTCAAGTATAAATCGCATTCAGATGTATGTTTTATCAAAATCCACACTTATGAACAAgacataaaattaaatttaagaacacatttattttgttaaatatatgttatcaGATATATATTCgttctaaaaatagttttaataaaCGTTAAACTGTTATCTAACATGCGTTATATATTTTTCCCTGTATGCAGAtctatgtttatatatttgtttattatttaaagtggtctttattattataataattcgtTAGAGTTTTGTACCGTAAATAATATCTAAATATTTTATAATCttttacatataataaaaaacaacaatataaacatttttttataaatgattttttaagacACTTTTTAGTAAATAATTGTTGAACATTCGAGTAGCTTAAagcattattttttaagaatCCATTTACCTGTCTGATAGAAAGACAGTAACCCGATGAAAATACTTCCGTGCGAATCTCCAACGATCACTCCCAAGAATGTCCTGTATTTCTAAAGTTCCGACCACAAGTGCATGGTTCATCGATCTTTGTCGGTATATATGAAGTATtgagaaaaataaacatttaaaatgcctCTTCATTACTATCATCTGACAACATACACCCGTTAAAAGTGTCATTTTCAATTTCTCCTCTTCACGTTGCCAATTAGGCTCCGCCCACTGCCAATTCAGACGACTTTCTCATGCCATTTGAGCACGAACCAATCTTGTCACCAAGTGGGCGGGATGGAGACGCGTTTAGTCCCGCCTAGCACGCACGTGAGTATCGTACTAGGCCAATAATTCCGCGGCGCGACTTTTGATCAATATTAACAGATTCTGACTGCGGCCATTGTTATCAATACCTTCAGATTCTAGAGGACTTAAACTCATCTGCGACAGTTATAAATAATTAAGCATAACAATACATAAGTGATAATATCATTTTGTGTCTGCTATTGATATTATACATGCTATGTAAGAATCACTGTATTGCCCGGTTTAACCGTATGTGGATTTTGAGTGTGAAAATGTGCAATTATTGTCTCGATTTTTAAACATGACAGGGCATtacaaaaatataacaattgAAATGACAGAACTTTTTCAACTTTCGCTTCACGATAGAACCCTTCCACAGACCTATTTGTTCAGACAAGTTATCTAACATAATAATGTTTTCTCAAAAAGAACGATGCTATTGAACGTGTATATGTTGGTATAGTAACTGAACATTCgccatttcttattttaattgtatacgCGCCTGTTAAAACTGTGATACAAAAGGTTTGAAACGAGTAAGAAAAAGCTCATTCATTAATGAAACACACAGCATCCTTTTTTAAATCTAAATTCACCGCGCATGTTTTGTCAAAGACCATCGTAAATGAATGCAAATGACTTGCAAAGAGTAACCACAATTTCGAAACAGGCATTTTTCCCTAATTGAGAATTTCAATGTGAGATAATAGCCCAAATGAATGTATCCGAATCACACATGTCAAATTAAAGCTCAGCAAAACCTAGGCACTGCCTGTAACTTGGTCGAGTCTTTTTGAACCTTTCACAACTAGTGTTACAATACCTCTTCCACATGTCTAAGGCTCATTTGAGACCAATTTGACACCGCTCTTGAAAAGTTGATGAAAATCATGAACTGCTTCAAATTTACATTTCACCTCTAATTACACAGTCGCATTATGTCCGTAAGCGACGAGGATGTTCGTTTCAATTGTCAAAAGAGCAAGCCCCACTCGACGCCCGAACCTGGGTGTAAATTTCACGCTGTCCATTTGCCTTTGCCCACCAATTAGCTCAGCCCCCTCTGCGGTATTGAGTTTGGGCCTTTTGTTTCTGAATACCTTCGGGGCTGATGAACAAATTACTCATCTTTCATGGAGACCCATTTTCGTCAGCAGCCCGCATCAAGCGATACTCTTTGAAAAAATGTCATTCTGTAATTTTGTTTTTCCTTCGACATTTTGAGGCGATGGTAATTGATTTAATTTCTGGTtacattcattttatttgtatatacaaATGTACTATTTTGCTAATTTTGTTGCATTTTGCGATCACGTGGTAGCGCATtttcttaaaaacaacaacatccaaGTAACAGTTTTGGTGTGAACACCTTTTTTTATTGTTGGTAACTTTTCCGAGCGTATGCAGAGTATTTCAGACAGTAATTCAATAAACTAGCAGTACAATTTGTTGCTTTATTCAGAGTACCTCTATTATAAATGACCTTCACTAccgtatatttttttatttagtgaAAATTTGACATTCAAATGTCCGTGTGAACATGGTATGAACATGGTTCTTAAAAACGGACTgtcattgttttatataaatgtatgtttattgcCAGTCTAGTGTATCACCCAATTACTTACCTTGCTTCCCGATATCATAAATCCCATTTATATCGAAAACATACAAATGCAAATATTGATTTTGTATCCACACGTGTAAAAAATTAACCGTGatgtattttgatattttgatatttttataacacGTAATTCTTCTTATACTTCTAATACTTCTTCTAATACGCGTTCCTGAAAATAAGGTATTCTTGGCATGGAtggcattattattttaaaaataaattaatatccaGTTAAATCAATGGATGAAtatgttttcatataattttCCTACAAGATATGCGACCCTTattcatttatacaattattGTGTACACAATATTGtcgtaatatttctttttttattgtacatATTTCGTAACTATTGGACTCATCAACAATTGGTGTCCCGTTTGGGCCATTGAATGAGCAAACAACAACCCCGGTAGGGAGTAGGAGATAAAATTGCCACAGGTGGTTGAGAACTTGGTGAGTTAATAAAGGCAGTAATTATCGCTTCACAAGTCAATAAAAGTGTAGGTACGAAATCGGGATGTGTTATATTCGATAAACGGACTGTCCTTCTAAAGCATAATGTTATGACAATTAAAACGCATTAATGGCAGTTTCACTGGAGTGTTTGGTAAATATTGAGTGAGCATTAGAAAAGAATCTCATTTTGTCCTTTTGTCTAGCCGTTTAAAAAAGAACCTCGTTGTGCATTTGTGGAGTGGATCGGGGATCCGTAAAAGGCCTCTTTGCACAAATGTCGAACCCACTTGGGGTTCGACACGACGATGGCAACACTCGAGAGGCTGTTACTCGCACAATGCTGAAAGACACTCAAAATCCCAAGTATTGGCAATAGTGAGCAACCGTATAATAGCGCGGttgtttgcggccatgttttgcgAAAGTTTACGTGATTAATCGAGGACGTGTTACATGTTTCACTTTGATTTTATATAACAATGTATCTTACAAACTGTTAACTGCATGGCGGTCGACTTTACGGCCTATTGCAGAATTGCTTGAAGCCTCTGATGGAATAATTTGATTGCGtttcaaaaaaaacatttattagatGTCTGATACATGTTAAGAATGACGTTGCTTTGTGAATAATCGGATCTCAGTCTGCATTTATACGATAGATTTCACATATTTGGACATATACGTCAAAGTCTATTCGTAGCAAATACATGCTTTAACCAGACACGTACTCTCATCATTATACGAGAAGTACATACCGGCTCATCTTAAATACCATTTTGTCCATGAATCACTCATGATAATTAAAAACAGAACAGCGAGTACCGGTAGCAAGTGCATCGGTTAAATTCATGATACATGTTAAAATACACGCGCGTTGTGTCGATTAATCATtggcaatacataaataaataatatgtatctCTGGAATGCCTGACTGAGTAACATAAGAAACTGTATAGTTGTTTATAAATATCTTCCAAGAAAGTTCATTTCTAGCTAGCATCACGCTGAGTCGGAATGCTGTTGAAAGGACCAGATGGTTCAATTAACGGCTCATTACTTCATTTCTCTAAATCTCCGAGCTTTCTACATAGTTATCCACCGCATTTTATTTTGAGCGAAATACGGAAATACCAAAATACCTTATACCCGTCATTTCTTTTAAATGGTCGAATATCAAAGACCGAGCTTTAAGTGTCTCCCATTCCAGTATATCGGAACACATCATTATCAATAAGGGTGACCGTAACAGAGTCGTCATGTTACCGCTAAGTGACATAAAATGCCGCTGAGCGTATAATCGCATGACAGGGGCACAAATGCGCGGTGACGACAGGTGTATGTATGACCGTGGCTGCGTGAAGGATGAGCAACCTGGGAAGTCGGGACCTAACAATATGCATATTTGTTGACGGTTTAACCATTAACCGTGAAGGTAAATGTAGAGGCATGGGTTCACAATctcacaccgtgcaatcgactaacgcatcgtctgcggttTATCCATCGGCTGCGGAAGGGTATACATGTCGGTTAAAAGCGGAGTgaaagtatttccctattctttatattttacgtattgaattgagcagatttgcgtgtgttctttcagagcctaagtaagaatgactttgtgaacgtaatccttaccttcctagctgcttacttttaaagaaatccgttagaatgtggtcaaaaatcaaacaaaatgcaCCACTCtttctgtcaaactctaattacacaggatttagaccaaagataaatatgaacaacattttattgaaatatttaccggtaatcatttctcttcggttattccaaattacagcatccaaCATAAACACActacatttttatcaacgtttaaattcgagcggggttggaaaaacggctcaagacaacggccgcggctacttattagatggtcatgacatcggctgcgaaaataaaattatgctcaagccatcggcCACTCTATGTAATTAATATAAAGAATATAAAGAatatataaagaatagggaaatacttacactccgcttttaaccgacatgtatacacttccgcagccgatggatgaaccgcagacgatgcgttagtcgattgcacggtgtgaaTCTGATATTGGTGTTGGTATATCTTCAGCTGACTTTCACAtttaccccccgatcactgggatcaAAGACGTATCAATAaccatttatttatagatctttggccaaacgttatcaaacaaatatttgccactgttcataataataataataataataataataataataataataataataatatatatattattattattattattattattattattattattattattattattattattattattatatataataataataataataataataataataataataataataataataataataaaaaataataataataataatcaaacaagTTATAAGAgcaaaacatatgaataaaaataCACAAGTAAATAAAAGGGCTGAAGTCATTCCATTTgctctttaaatgtatttaattttacatacagtcacaggacatgaaATCCGACTTGTTAACGTAGGCAAATCAAACGGCCACGAAACATGCAAACACCAGTgtcatttacttttaattgtcaaCAGTGGAGAGATTTTGCAAAAACATCTTGgaggaaaatgacattgatttacaAGCTCTCAGtttatacaggattcacacaaactccacaTAATGATTACAACgatgaaaatatatattcaacgGATTTGGCGTTTAAGAGAAGTCtgtgagtctaacaaagaatgaaccattacataatataataataaatgtaatggTATCAACGagtattgtattaaattctcaatcaacgcatatttgaaaaaatcgcCTGAACTTAAATGCTTCattcaatttatttcatttatttttattcatgttcAGGTACTGACATGAGCGTGTAACTCCTTTTCTCTCCACCCCTCCACCCCCCGGTCGTCAATATTTTTTACGAACGCACTACGTACCGCAATGTATAAGTTGTACATTGACGTGTgtttttttctatagtttcaatgggtcaatacgTTCTCATCGTGT from Dreissena polymorpha isolate Duluth1 chromosome 5, UMN_Dpol_1.0, whole genome shotgun sequence harbors:
- the LOC127880909 gene encoding fez family zinc finger protein erm-like; protein product: MALLTVPGGVKVGKPALTFSIDKIMGNNRAEISGTEEKQRKGEITSKSAKDAGSNNVAKPSNRRKRLFDEKCENDKNEKGFQPVRNLKTDHGIYDEIMKHQVLMAAQYQHAAALLTAETNKHHVMSFIPRDFYDVNRNAFACVHPAFAMGRTSKEEYRAHLMHNFHDQHNWSHVVKNKDVSYDGTDFLNSVYPQMSRKSSNPETDYSAGQQNLDYARKYVANSEKQAALDSGSDETSSDSSGVAQVPEPDVAIQSPSEESSHGAVASRKTTGKAQKSFSCPECGKLFNAHYNLTRHMPVHTGARPFICKVCGKGFRQASTLCRHKIIHTSEKPHKCATCGKAFNRSSTLNTHMRIHLNYKPYTCEHCGKGFHQKGNYKNHKLTHSTEKQYKCTICNKAFHQIYNLTFHMHTHNDKKPYTCNICAKGFCRNFDLKKHIRKLHSDGGHSGLSKSNGSDSPPDSPSTCGVIGSMSPGSCSTSFQPNMALSPYVQGYFPGHPRQGIFPRPYNCHGHIVPSYFLNNGATNILQKLSFL